In Mus musculus strain C57BL/6J chromosome 1, GRCm38.p6 C57BL/6J, a single genomic region encodes these proteins:
- the Pigr gene encoding polymeric immunoglobulin receptor precursor, with protein sequence MRLYLFTLLVTVFSGVSTKSPIFGPQEVSSIEGDSVSITCYYPDTSVNRHTRKYWCRQGASGMCTTLISSNGYLSKEYSGRANLINFPENNTFVINIEQLTQDDTGSYKCGLGTSNRGLSFDVSLEVSQVPELPSDTHVYTKDIGRNVTIECPFKRENAPSKKSLCKKTNQSCELVIDSTEKVNPSYIGRAKLFMKGTDLTVFYVNISHLTHNDAGLYICQAGEGPSADKKNVDLQVLAPEPELLYKDLRSSVTFECDLGREVANEAKYLCRMNKETCDVIINTLGKRDPDFEGRILITPKDDNGRFSVLITGLRKEDAGHYQCGAHSSGLPQEGWPIQTWQLFVNEESTIPNRRSVVKGVTGGSVAIACPYNPKESSSLKYWCRWEGDGNGHCPVLVGTQAQVQEEYEGRLALFDQPGNGTYTVILNQLTTEDAGFYWCLTNGDSRWRTTIELQVAEATREPNLEVTPQNATAVLGETFTVSCHYPCKFYSQEKYWCKWSNKGCHILPSHDEGARQSSVSCDQSSQLVSMTLNPVSKEDEGWYWCGVKQGQTYGETTAIYIAVEERTRGSSHVNPTDANARAKVALEEEVVDSSISEKENKAIPNPGPFANEREIQNVGDQAQENRASGDAGSADGQSRSSSSKVLFSTLVPLGLVLAVGAIAVWVARVRHRKNVDRMSISSYRTDISMADFKNSRDLGGNDNMGASPDTQQTVIEGKDEIVTTTECTAEPEESKKAKRSSKEEADMAYSAFLLQSSTIAAQVHDGPQEA encoded by the exons ATGAGGCTCTACTTGTTCACGCTCTTGGTAACTGTCTTTTCAG GGGTCTCCACAAAAAGCCCCATATTTGGTCCCCAGGAGGTGAGTAGTATAGAAGGCGACTCTGTTTCCATCACGTGCTACTACCCAGACACCTCTGTCAACCGGCACACCCGGAAATACTGGTGCCGACAAGGAGCCAGCGGCATGTGCACAACGCTCATCTCTTCAAATGGCTACCTCTCCAAGGAGTATTCAGGCAGAGCCAACCTCATCAACTTCCCAGAGAACAACACATTTGTGATTAACATTGAGCAGCTCACCCAGGACGACACTGGGAGCTACAAGTGTGGCCTGGGTACCAGTAACCGAGGCCTGTCCTTCGATGTCAGCCTGGAGGTCAGCCAGG TTCCTGAGTTGCCGAGTGACACCCACGTCTACACAAAGGACATAGGCAGAAATGTGACCATTGAATGCCCTTTCAAAAGGGAGAATGCTCCCAGCAAGAAATCCCTGTGTAAGAAGACAAACCAGTCCTGCGAACTTGTCATTGACTCTACTGAGAAGGTGAACCCCAGCTATATAGGCAGAGCAAAACTTTTTATGAAAGGGACCGACCTAACTGTATTCTATGTCAACATTAGTCACCTAACGCACAATGATGCTGGGCTGTACATCTGCCAAGCTGGAGAAGGTCCTAGTGCTGATAAGAAGAATGTTGACCTCCAGGTGCTAGCGCCTGAGCCAGAGCTGCTTTATAAAGACCTGAGGTCCTCAGTGACTTTTGAATGTGACCTGGGCCGTGAGGTGGCAAACGAGGCCAAATATCTGTGCCGGATGAATAAGGAAACCTGTGATGTGATCATTAACACCCTGGGGAAGAGGGATCCAGACTTTGAGGGCAGGATCCTGATAACCCCCAAGGATGACAATGGCCGCTTCAGTGTGTTGATCACAGGCCTGAGGAAGGAGGATGCAGGGCACTACCAGTGTGGAGCCCACAGTTCTGGTTTGCCTCAAGAAGGCTGGCCCATCCAGACTTGGCAACTCTTTGTCAATGAAG AGTCTACCATTCCCAATCGTCGCTCTGTTGTGAAGGGAGTCACAGGAGGCTCTGTGGCCATCGCCTGTCCCTATAACCCCAAGGAAAGCAGCAGCCTCAAGTACTGGTGTCGCTGGGAAGGGGACGGAAATGGACATTGCCCCGTGCTTGTGGGGACCCAGGCCCAGGTGCAAGAAGAGTATGAAGGCCGACTGGCACTGTTTGATCAGCCAGGCAATGGTACTTACACTGTCATCCTCAACCAGCTCACCACCGAGGATGCTGGCTTCTATTGGTGTCTTACCAATGGTGACTCTCGCTGGAGAACCACAATAGAACTCCAGGTTGCCGAAG ctACAAGGGAGCCAAACCTTGAGGTGACGCCACAGAACGCAACAGCAGTACTAGGAGAGACCTTCACCGTTTCCTGCCACTATCCGTGCAAATTCTACTCCCAGGAGAAATACTGGTGCAAGTGGAGCAACAAGGGTTGCCACATCCTGCCAAGCCATGACGAAGGTGCCCGCCAATCTTCTGTGAGCTGCGACCAGAGCAGCCAGCTGGTCTCCATGACCCTGAACCCGGTCAGTAAGGAAGATGAAGGCTGGTACTGGTGTGGGGTaaagcaaggccagacctatggAGAAACTACCGCCATCTATATAGCAGTTGAAGAGAGGACCAGAG GGTCATCCCATGTCAACCCAACAGATGCAAATGCACGTGCCAAAGTCGCTCTGGAAGAAGAGGTAGTGGACTCCTCCATCAGTGAAAAAGAGAACAAAGCCATTCCAAATCCCGGGCCTTTTGCCAACGAAAGAGAGATACAGAATGTGGGAGACCAAGCTCAGGAGAACAGAGCATCTGGGGATGCTGGCAG TGCTGATGGACAAAGCAGGAGCTCCAGCTCCAAAGTGCTGTTCTCCACCCTGGTGCCCCTGGGTCTGGTGCTGGCAGTGGGTGCTATAGCTGTGTGGGTGGCCAGAGTCCGACATCGGAAGAATGTAG ACCGCATGTCAATCAGCAGCTACAGGACAGACATTAGCATGGCAGACTTCAAGAACTCCAGAGATTTGGGAGGCAATGACAACATGGGGGCCTCTCCAGACACACAGCAAACAGTCATCGAAGGAAAAGATG AAATCGTGACTACCACGGAGTGCACCGCTGAGCCAGAAGAATCCAAGAAAGCAAAAAGG TCATCCAAGGAGGAAGCTGACATGGCCTACTCGGCATTCCTGCTTCAGTCCAGCACCATAGCTGCACAGGTCCACGATGGTCCCCAGGAAGCCTAG